The following nucleotide sequence is from Clupea harengus chromosome 17, Ch_v2.0.2, whole genome shotgun sequence.
GACATATGTAGCAGAACCTTTCCTAAGAGCATCAAACGAACCATCCATCAACAGAACAAAAACCCTGATGCTGAGAGCAGTCAGAAAGCTGCTCACAGCACTGTCAAGATCATGGCTGTCAAGCAAGGCATCATACAAGTGAAGTAAACCTTGAGTTGAGAAGGGCAAGACCTTGCACAAGTTAACAGCTGTATCTTTCTCTGGACTTATGCCAAATGTGAAGTCTTTGCTAGTATTTAGGGTTTGCAGGTGCTGCAGAATATCAAAATATAATGCATATCTTCATTATATAATGTACATCTTCATAATATAATGCACGTCTTCATGATATAATGCATATCTTCATAATATAATGCATATCGTCAAAATATAATGCATATCTTCATAATATAATGCACATCGCTATAATATAATGCATATCTTCATAATATAATGCATATCTTCAGAGAATTAATATGTGGCAAGGGAAGAGCACTCTACACGCTACATTTCACAAATGTTTCTTTGGGCCTTTTGGGCTATCGAGAAAATCGTTTCTGTGTGAGGCACAGTGTGAAAAAGACAGCACACaggagactgaagaagacaGGGAGACCGACAGATACCCAGCAAAGAGCATGCTGTGGTCAGGTTTGTGATTCATTGGTATATGAGCTCAGTTTATCACTGAACTGGAATTCACATATTTGATTCTTTCCTTTGGGGCGGGGAGGTGCTGGTATTATTCAAATATACTGCTGCAATCTTGCACAGACACTCTGATAAAATCACTATTACAAGTCATTTAAGAGGGACAGCTACACAGCCTATTAtcaagacagtgagagaaagagagacagagattgaaagagagagagagtgaacgagagatagagagacagagagagaaagagagacagtgagagaaagagacacagagagtgaaagagagaaagagagacagagagagaaagagacacagtgagagaaagagagacagagagtgaaagagagaaagagagacagagagagaaagagagaaagagagacagtgagagaaagagacacagagagagaaaaagagacagtgagagaaagagagacagagagtgaaagagactttatgtctctgtctccacgacggtgtgtgcatgtgagaggaagctttagaaaaaaacatgaagagtGAAAAGGAAAGATGCAGCGGAAAAGAGTAACCacgtgagaggtgtgtgtgtgtgtgtgtgtgtgtgtgtgtgtgtgtgtgtgtgtgccaggtagattgagagagatagaggaacagagagagagagagagagagagagagagacaagtgaaagggaaaaggaaatggtacacagaaaaagacaaactgaaaaaataaaactgtgTACTTTCTCAAAAGTCATGCCCAAAGAACACTGTTGAGCTGTATCCAGCTAAGTGTGTGACTCATAGCGCACCACATCAAAATTCACTGCCAAATGTGTAAAATCACAATTCACTTAGTCAAGTGGGGAGAAAGGGAACggtgacaagagagagagggggagaggaaggccTACCTAGAGAGAGGAGCACGGAAATCTAAATCAAGTGAGACGGATGGacacaggaaagagagacaaagagagagagagagagagagagattggaatggagggaggaaggaagggagaggaggaggcctaCCTTCACAGCTTTAGCGGTCTCCAGCGACTGTTCGGGGGGAatgcccacctctctctcccggAGCAGCTGCTGGATGAAGTATGTGATGTCCCTGCCTGCGATGGGGATGTGCTTTATACAGCTGCCAATTACATAGCCCTCTGCctgcaggtgaacacacacacatgcacacacaaggacacacccacacatacacacacacacacgcacacacaaggacacacacacacgaactcatacacacacaaacacacaaacacatgtgtgcacatgcacaaacatatacaatcCAATCACACAAACCATAAACACATATTTTCAAGCACACCGTATGAAAaacaagtgaacacacacacacacacacacgtacacgcgcacacacacatacaaacatgtacacgcgcacacacacacacacacacacacgcacacgcacacacacacaaacgcacacacacacacacacacacacacacacacacacacacacacacacacacacacacacacacacacacacagattaactcAAACTTGCATACCATCTGCATATTTGTGCTGCATCACTGCTCATGTTCTGTGTTAATTATATATGCATATGAATAAATAACAGTGCCATTAGCAGGTCTCAAGCACACTCACTGCTTTCTGAACTCTTTGATGTGATCATCTGTCTACAGAGGCAGCACGCAACATCAGCATCTCTACAGTAGTCACACACAATCTACCACAACTAGTAGAATACTGGAAGCACAAATTCACCAACCAAAATAGTCGCAGTTGTTTGAACAGAAAAATGAACACTAGATATTTGCTCATGGTTCTtcaggggttgggggggtcgGGTGGGATCTATTGATCTATCACAGGAGAGCTTTTCTAACCGGGTTTTACAGGTGGACAGCAAACAAGACTTCCCTATGCACCCGCATTTCCTCAATAAGTGTCCCCTTCTGAGAAGAGCAGGGCAGGAGTTCCTACTCACACTGCCAGCCGGTCCTCTGAGCTCTGGTGGGCACGTGAGCACAGGATAACAGGGAGTGATACACTCAGTTCTACATCATTTCTACATCACTTCTTCATCTCATTTCATCTTAGTTTCACTATTCTTTCTAAGAATACTGTCTCCATCAGCAGACAGACATTACAATAAGCTGTGTGTTTATTCTGGTGGTATAGATTATAAATTAAGTCATACAAAAGAAACGGGGTTcatgccttttttaggttgtatagcctttttcactctgacagggggactgccaatggaaattagccttttggctataattgggtgcatttacattttaatgttcatgaatgtacactgtccctcttgatcaaataaacaaattgattgatcgattgattgattgattgattgtttctGAGACAAGCACCACATTGATCTCAGCCGTGAAACATTGTCTTTGTTTCTAACTGGCTACAAAAAGACGCCACTTCATCACCACATCCTCATCCAACTAATATTCCACCTCACCTGCATATCACACTTTGATGAAAATAGCACTTTCTGTCAGCACCTCCGTTCACCTTGCACTGAAACTCTGCAAATCGTGCTCTGTGAGAAAACGGTCCTAACCTTGACGATTTCAATACTCTCAATTGGTTTTCATGCAACTGCACTTAGTATAAGTGGAATGTCACAGAGTCCACCATTACCCAGCTATTAGTCAATCCTATTCGGTGTTTTCTGGGCCTCCGGGACCAGAGACTTCCTCTAGATAGAGGCACAGACATTTGCATAGAGATGCAAATATGACACAGAGAGGCCTAGCTCTTTGCACATTCATAACACGCCTGCAAACACTCAAACCATTATTTGCACCAAAATTCacttgaaattaattaaaatgttgtttttgttttacaagCAGCCAGAGAATATGAGCCTGTTAGTGTGAGAAACGAAGGAAGAGCCCCactggtggggtggggtgggggggtcactgTTCATGATAAGAGTaacaacagcagcacacacacccagccgtGCTCGGCCTCTCGGTATTCATAATGCATGTGTTAGTCATCTGGTGAGCTGCTCTGAGGCAGCGCGGGTTCAAAGGCAGCCCAGAGCACTGATCTCACCACAGGGATGGCATGAGTTACTCCGTCTCCGCTGTCAATCACGATGCCCGTCAGCGTGCGCTCTCCAACCTGGCGTGACGTCCATGAGGCAGCCAGGGCAAGCACTGCCTGAGAACAAcgataccccccccccagacaaaTGAAATCACATATTTCAAAATGGATATACAGTGATGTTTTGGGAATGTTTCAAACTAACTTGAATTCGGTTACGTTTTCAAACTTTTTTCCAGCTTTTTTGAAATTTGAATCATCAAGTCTTCGTGGCCTCAAAAAGCTTTTATTACCACATTTTACAACATATAGAAGCCATTTCCCTAAGAGGTTTTATGACTGGCTTTCCTTTATTGGTTTCTCCCAACACTTTTCATCAGGTGAGAGAAGCTCGAACATACCTGCACCGCGATGTACAGTCCGGGCACGTTGAAGGTTTCAAACATGATCTCAGCCAAATACTCTCTGTTCTCAGGGGTGTTCAAGGGAGGCTctgtctgagacacacacacacacacatccagaagtGTGTTTGCAGTTAAACAATCAGGTTTGGTCAGTGCAACTGCAAAAGGGTTTGTTTAAGGGATTATCCCATGCATGAGGTGAGTTTAAGGATTTAAGCAAGATGAGCTCTAACTACCATACTCTTGTACAAATGTATCTGCGCGAAAATGCCTTCAGATCAGTTTTTCAATACATAATGCGGCAAGTCCTGCTTCTTTTAGGGTAGACAACAATGTGCTTAAACAATTATTATTCCTAATTTTTCACAAAACGATCTGTCTAGACTACTTTGCTGATCAAAGCCAGTGCCTACATTACTAGAGTGTTGCCACTCAAGTGCTAAATTGTTGTTCCATTCAGAAGCATTCACAATGTAGTTCTACATAATATAATAACGTGCTTAAACAATTATTATTCCTAGTTTTACACAAAATGATCTGATCAAAGCCAGTGCTTACATCACTGGAGTATTGTCGCTCAAGTGCTAAATTGTTCAGAAGCATTCACAGTGTAATTCTACATTGTTCACAGTTCTTACATTCCTATCTGCAATGCTAAATGACTGCCAAAGTAAAGGACAAACGCTTAATGATAAACCACTTGCAGCAACGtactgcaaatacacacacattcacatctgaCCACccgacacagaacacactcctCAGCTCTGACAATCTGTTTCTCCTCACCATGAGGAAGTTGTGGTCTTCTGGTTCTGCCCGCAGGTACTTGAATATGACTTGTTCCATGAATTTCTCCATCAGATCCCAGTCTTCAACCATACCGTGTCTTATTGGCCACTTTTGGAGATGCAGGAACACATAGTCGCAGCTGGTGAGAATACGGCTCAAAAGTGCAATCATTAAACGATCTCTACCTGTTTCATAATTCTCCATTAGCACAGAGGGTGAAGAGGTTCTCAGAATCTTGGATGTACCAGATTgatcttaaagcagcaataagtagttttGTTCCAAagctagtaagctaactacctaaaaggcatgcaaaaaccttgcaaacaccaccaacagcccagttgacactgatagaagcttgccaacacactaactagtgtcttttggcagtatagctggtaatgtcatgctgtgaaagtttttgtttttttagccAAAACttgttgcctataaaaccatacctcaaaaagtgtcaaattgttgcatagtgttactttaagtaacAGCACAAAAAGACAGTCTAACAGATATTACTGGTTCAGATCCATCCTTGCTTCCAAAGGCTAAACATATATGAGGGAGctatgtttcatttttttggtTTCCCCCTGATTGTATCAGGGACTCGCATGAATGGAAGACAAACTTAGGGCAAAATCTGTGgattttaattaaaacaaaatatcCTGGCGTCCTTAATGGGAGAGTGAGATTAGGTGTGAAAGGCAGAGGAACGCAAGGAAAggcagaaagagtgtgtgagagaggaagctttgagagaaagacatagaaagacaaagacagctaAAAAGAAGAGATAAGACTATAGGACTATTCATGccaggtatttttttttttttgttaattaatAATTAAGAGTAAAACAGACAGGGCTGTACTGATGGCATGTATCAAACTAGATGCATGTATTTGCTTTCCAGTGGTTTGtgccatacaaatacatacaagtACATGTGTACATGCAGTAACTGGGACCTCCATACGCATCCCGAATGTCTTCCTTCTAAAGGCAAAATGCATGCAATACAGATATCAACTAGCCATACCTTTGTTGCATAGTTGGGCTTGTCTATGGCCTCATCTCCAATGAAGAAGTCCAGGTCATCCACACCTTTCACAAGCCTCCTCTGAGCCTGGTCTCCAACACTGGCTGACTCCCTGATCGCTATGCCTGAGGAAACAGTACAACAACCCTGTTACAGAGTATACAGGAGTACATCTCATGTTAATGCCTTTGTTTTATCTGCTGTGCAAAACTGTGTCACTGAAGCCGTCATCCTCAGAGGTGACAACGCTGACACCATCTGAGACTTTCACAGAGAGCCCTTCCggaacattctttttttaataaacattttttttatatcggTGAACACACGTTCAGGCGGGCGCCCTATCTTGCTCAAGGTTACCTGGCCACTATAATAATGAAATGTTGAATTCTGGTGACTTTTAATTAGCTGCTCCCCCAGGCCAGGTTTAATTGAAAGCCTGGTGCAAAAGAGCTCACTGGTATATAACTGAAGGCGCAGAACTTTGTATTATCATCACCGCATTTCTCTTTCTGTAATGAAGGTGAAGTCTGCGAGATTATAACATATTAGTATGCCCAGAGAACGGATTGAATTTGGACTCATTTCAATTCATGTCAGCGTGAAAAATATGGACATATCACTGCATGAGAACTTGAGATGCTAAAGAAAAGTACAGAGATTCAGATACAttataaaagatttaaaaataaTGTGATGTGTAATTTAGAAAAGCCTCATTATAGTCATCATCTCAAGTTCTCAGATatttgaaacaaacaaatacaagtgAAGGCTAAAATTAAACATGCACATAAATAGGACCCAGAAGTGCATTACTTCTTCTATTTCTTGCAGTTTCTTCAGTCTAGCCTGTCTCCAATGGGGCAACATGCTGGATCAGACATGACACATGCTTGCTAGGGTCTGACAGATGAAACAACTTTTGCCTCCAGCATTTGATTTACAATTTAGTTGTACTCACATGATGGTATTATAAACTGTGGCTCCGTGTTGCCAGCATACCCAATCTTGGTGTACCTGAAGTCAAAGACAGGAACAGTGTGCATTTAAGAAGGTCTCACTTTGATAAAGTCTTATGCAAAACAAAATAAGCAATCAAATTAAGTGTCCTGATGGTCCCTGAACAGTTCCTTATTCCTCCCAGGAAGTGTATCACCCTTTTTAATATTTTCCTCTTTGAAGCAAACTTTTAATGGGGTACCTGAACCTAAGCCCTTTTCCATCAATTATGAACATAAAGTCTTGAGTTTTGTATTAGCTCTTTCATTAAAACAGGAGCCTAACAAATTGACAAGCAGGAAAGTGGATTCAGTGGAAATTGGTTGTTCAGGAGTGGCCAAAAACATGCTCCAACTAATTACAAGTGACCTTGGTCACCACAGCGTTGCCCTCTGGCTAAACCTGCCATCCACACTCACAGGAAGTACAGAATGCCCTACTATCACACCGAGGCTCTCAGCTGAAAACACACCTGTGAAGCACTCGCAATTCTACATTTCGCCAGAGTTGGATACACCTTTATAGGAATTATTCATATTCATTACTTTCATGGTTCTCCTACTATATCTGTCTTCTTATTATTTTAACTCAGAATTCCAATAGAACTGCACTGatgaaaatgacagaacaatccaCTACAAAAATCTAGCACAGTGACATCTCTTGTTGGAGGCACGCTTGACCCATTTTCCTATTATGGAAATGTGCCACTAACAGGTGGTAAGATGTAACGAttgagatgtaaaaaaaaaaaataagaatagataaaaaGACAACTGTTGTGTTGGACAAAACCAATAAAACACTACACTTCTTTTGCACTTTCTATCTTCAGTGCAAATTTAAAGATAATCTTTACTTAGTCTCTGTATTGTACCACTATACCGCAAATGATACATTTTCCGATATTATGTGTAGACTACAGCAGGAAAATATAACTTAAGTACTGCACTACCAAGATGACTGTTTGCCTTATTGTACACTACTTCTTCCTTCACTGCAATAAACACAAAAGAGTGCTGTGTTATGGTAAGGGGCAGTGCCGCAGAGGACATACTCCCTGAGATAAACAAACTCACCCCGTCCCACAGTCAATCACGCAGGGAGGTAGGGGCACTGCCATGCTGACGATGCTGCTACAATCTCCTAAAAACAGGCATAAATGATCGTAACACGCATCATATCATATCTGCGGGTCGATTTCGTAAGCGTTCGAATATAATGTAACCACAAATGTTAACTCGTGTTGTCAATAACAAACCTGGTCGATGAACTGGCTGTGCCCGGCTATCGCATGCACCGTTACTTCTCTCTATGACAGCGCGAGTACTTCCCGAGTCAAAAGGAAACGCGGAAAAAATAGAACCACACCGGAAAGCTTTCCAGCTGGTATGCCCGTTTGGGTGACAAGAGTGGTACAGACCGTTGTGGTTGTCCTTCTACACGGGTACCCTACATCTTAATGAGAAACGGCGTTTTTTTGTCAGAAACTACATGCAGTAGACTAATCACACTCGGTATAAAACAATTCTTGGAGAATATAACCTAGGCCCACCGATTTATTATACACGACTTGAACACATCAACCTTTTTAGATTAAAATGTTTAGGCACTGAAATGTTTCAGAGTGTTTATTCATTTCCAAAGCAATTGATAGCTGACCCATTTAGACAATAGAGATGTCAATTGATAAGCTTGTGATTGCTTTTCAAGGCAAAGATTAGACTTTCACTGTGGCCCACCAGTAGATGGTACTGTTGTaacttgtctctcttttttctacTTTAAATGTTTCAGTGTGGAATAGGGCTGACATTAACAACATACAACAGTGTCCCAGACTTATTTGTGAGTTCACATAGGCGTCATAAATGGCTGACCAGGAGCTGCTGACCGCTTGTAATTAGAGACCCTGGATGGTTAGGCTGCTATTGCCTAATAGTGCGTAGATTGCCGGTTGATTTTACTCGTATATTATCACACactttaaaacaaatatttgaatgTTCATTCAAAATGTTCAATGCGATGTCAAGTCTGTCAGGTGGCCACGATTGTTTCTCGTTAGGCTGTGCCTACACAAAATAGGCTATCTGAGAGCAGTTAGGTGCATGTACTCGTGTCATTACGGTAATAGTGGCTGACATTGAAGGAAGTGGAGCAGCGGCATACGTGATGTTTTTTTGTGCGCCAAAAATAAAGTGGGACGAAAAGAAATGTCAGCATGTCTGAAACCGGTGCACAGGTAAGGAGATCGTTAGTTGTTACACATAAGTGTGTCTATCGAGACAAGCTTGATGATCGATGAAATTGCTTTATCTACACCGAAGAATAGCCTACTCTTTGGCGTCTCTGTAATCAATCATTTGTTGAATTGCCAACACAGCCTGATTGAACAAGTTACAAGCCAACCTGAGTGTGTGCCGTTAGCCTAAGTACCAAGTTGGCAAATGACTTAGCTACAGGTCATCCTGTGTTTTATCCTGTGTGCCAGTGTTTTATCATTTTGTTGAGACAGTAAACAACaatatttgtttgtattatagTTGTTTGCCAGACTTGAGGGGCGGCGATGCCTGAAGGACATTGAGCCCCAAATATTTCCTGATGATTGTGGACCATCACAAGGTAGCCGTAACTTGTACCAGCTATTTAAACTAAAGAGATCACTTCCACTTTTATGGGGATTTAACCGAGTTGGTGGAAAGATTCACAAATCTCACTTAGAACTAACGGTGAACCCCTTGTATGGATTGGTAGCCAACTTTTTCACAAGATTAGAAGAGACACTGCAAACTGCTTTTGATATTGTTAGTTGATGTAGCTACATTCTTAGAGTGTAACTGTCTAGATTTTAAGaatcattaaaaagaaaacTGCCTTTGTTATGAATAATCTAACACCGGTTTCTTCTTCCTGAAGGAGACATTGTGGAGCTGCATGGCACAGAGGGCACAGCTAAAAGCGAGATGCTGTACCACCTGATTGTGCGCTGCATCCTACCCACTAAGCATGGGGGACTGGAGACCGAGGTCATGTTCGTGGACACCGACTACCACTTCGACACGCTTCGTCTGGTGACCATCCTAGAGGCCAGGTTGGCTCAGCAATCAGCGGAGCCCACAAGAGAGAGCTGTCCAAAGGAGGgcactgaggaagaggagggtgatgaGGAGATGGTAAAGGCATGCCTGCAGAGGCTCTTCTTGGTTCACAGCAGCACTTCGGCCCAGATGCTTCTCAGCCTTCATTACCTGGAGGGCTGGTTCAGCAGTAGGCCTACGTTGGGCCTGCTGGTCCTGGACAGCATCTCAGCCTTCTACTGGCAGGACCGGTGCAACGGCGGCGGGAGCGTGCCCAGGCAGGAGGCCAACCTTCGAAAGTGTACCCAGCTTCTGGAAAGACTCCGCAGGGACTATGGCATTGTGGTGTTTGCCACCGTGCATGCCATCATGAGGAACTACGGGAACTCGTCTGAAACATCCAGCAACACAGCACCCAGGCCGCGTGAGGCACCATCACCATCGACCTCTTCATCGGCATCTTCAAGCTCTTGGAGACGGAGCAACGTGGTTGACTTTGATAAGCCATACATATGCCCGGTGTGGCGGAGACTGGTTACGCAAAGGTTGGTGTTCTCAAAGAGTGATGTTTCAAAGGACAAAAGCCCGGTGTTCTCTGTGGCATGCACCACCACCAGGacgagaggagtgaagaggagctCATTCTGTATAACAGATGGTGGGATGCAGTTCTTATGATAAATGCTACTGGTTTGTTTAATTTCCTTATGATGAACActactgtttttttgtgtgtaattgggggatcctttatgtgtctgtgatttttattcttttattgtGCATGTTTCTGTAATGTTTCTTCTCCAAATTACTTTTGTCCCAGTTGTTCTGgagaattaaaaaaacatttaaaaagtattGTCTGTGTAATGTTTCAATTGTTCTCCTGGTCATTTACCTCCAAACAGTCTGATCATTTAACGTAATTTTAAGTAGAGAAAGTGTTACTATATTAAACATATGATCTCCATCATCTCCAGCGATATCTCTTTGAACATTCNNNNNNNNNNNNNNNNNNNNNNNNNNNNNNNNNNNNNNNNNNNNNNNNNNNNNNNNNNNNNNNNNNNNNNNNNNNNNNNNNNNNNNNNNNNNNNNNNNNNNNNNNNNNNNNNNNNNNNNNNNNNNNNNNNNNNNNNNNNNNNNNNNNNNNNNNNNNNNNNNNNNNNNNNNNNNNNNNNNNNNNNNNNNNNNNNNNNNNNNNNNNNNNNNNNNNNNNNNNNNNNNNNNNNNNNNNNNNNNNNNNNNNNNNNNNNNNNNNNNNNNNNNNNNNNNNNNNNNNNNNNNNNNNNNNNNNNNNNNNNNNNNNNNNNNNNNNNNNNNNNNNNNGGTACATTTAATTTCAATTCATGAAAATGTCTCAAAACCATTCGTTTTCGTCTTCTTTTAGTTTCAGTTTATGATGAtaacctgtgtgtctgtgtgtgtggtgtgtgtgtttggtgtgtgtagcTGACCTGAAGGAGGATCTGGACTCGTACCTGCAGCAGCACCTGAAGGGGAGAGTGAAGCTGGTGagaaatgagaagagagagggccTCATCAGGGGCAGGATGATCGGAGCGTCCCATGCCACAGGTGAGTGAgctccgtacacacacacacacacacacagaaacacacacacacacacacacagacgcacgcaacTGATCCGTTACTCCCTAGCATTCTACAGGCCACTGAGCAACAATGCAGACagacccaccccacacacacacacagacacagacacacacccctaatCCTTCAGGGCCTAACAGGCCACATTGTACAGGCCAGTGAGCAACCTAGACAGACCCACACCTGTTCGTTCAGTGGCTAACATGCCACAGGTGGGTGAGCTGCATCATACCATACACACCTTAGTGGCTTAGTGTGTAATGCACTTCAGCTGAGTTagtggcaacacacacacacacacacacacacacacacacacacaaagccaagaATCAACCTCTCAAAGCAAACAGTCCACTCTCTCACAAGCAAATCTTTGGCAAGTGTAGTCCAAATAACCCTGCAGTTTGCCCTGCTCGCTGTCCTCCCCGGCCCAGGAGAGGTGCTGGTGTTCCTGGACAGCCACTGCGAGGTGAACGAGGCCTGGCTCCAGCCGCTGCTCGCCCCCATCAAGGAGAACCGCCACACGGTGGTGTGCCCCGTCATCGACATCATCAGCGCCGACACGCTGGTCTACAGCCCCT
It contains:
- the xrcc2 gene encoding DNA repair protein XRCC2; its protein translation is MSETGAQLFARLEGRRCLKDIEPQIFPDDCGPSQGDIVELHGTEGTAKSEMLYHLIVRCILPTKHGGLETEVMFVDTDYHFDTLRLVTILEARLAQQSAEPTRESCPKEGTEEEEGDEEMVKACLQRLFLVHSSTSAQMLLSLHYLEGWFSSRPTLGLLVLDSISAFYWQDRCNGGGSVPRQEANLRKCTQLLERLRRDYGIVVFATVHAIMRNYGNSSETSSNTAPRPREAPSPSTSSSASSSSWRRSNVVDFDKPYICPVWRRLVTQRLVFSKSDVSKDKSPVFSVACTTTRTRGVKRSSFCITDGGMQFL
- the actr3b gene encoding actin-related protein 3B, which codes for MAVPLPPCVIDCGTGYTKIGYAGNTEPQFIIPSCIAIRESASVGDQAQRRLVKGVDDLDFFIGDEAIDKPNYATKWPIRHGMVEDWDLMEKFMEQVIFKYLRAEPEDHNFLMTEPPLNTPENREYLAEIMFETFNVPGLYIAVQAVLALAASWTSRQVGERTLTGIVIDSGDGVTHAIPVAEGYVIGSCIKHIPIAGRDITYFIQQLLREREVGIPPEQSLETAKAVKERFCYICPDIVKEFSKYDMDPGKWIKKYKGINSISKSEFHIDVGYERFLGPEIFFHPEFANPDFMQPISDVVDEVIQNCPIDVRRPLYKNIVLSGGSTMFRDFGRRLQRDLKRVVDARLRLSEELSGGRIKPKPMEVQVITHHMQRYAVWFGGSMLASTPEFFQVCHSKKDYEEYGPSICRHNPVFGVMS